One part of the Bacteroidales bacterium genome encodes these proteins:
- a CDS encoding aldehyde dehydrogenase family protein codes for MRIKFDLAHLGVEAINNGASTGVEWIETKGDETSSFSPIDGALLGKVRNATIDDYESIVKKAQDAYLKWRIIPAPKRGLVVHQIGEALKKHKAELGYLVSLEMGKIYEEGLGEVQEMIDICEFAVGQSRLLNGATMHSERPFHRMYDQYHPIGIVGVITSFNFPVAVWGWNAMLAAIAGDVVIWKPSSKTPLSAVAVQRIIADALKKHDVPEGVFNMIIAKSSVLGDNFAADRRISLISVTGSTEVGRRIAAIVGKRLGKTILELGGNNAVVISQHANLEMTLQSVVFGAVGTCGQRCTTTRRLIVHESVYDTVRSRLLAAYKNIGKRIGDPLKKQTLVGPLVDEIAVRNFEHAIAEVQKEGGKLLFGGTRLPESDYPSGNYVMPAIVEAENHYHMVQEETFAPIVYLIKYKTIEEAIELNNSVPQGLSSCIFTENIIEAEKFLSETGSDCGIANVNLGTSGAEIGGAFGGEKDTGGGRESGSDAWKAYMRRQTNTINFSGQTALAQGITFDF; via the coding sequence ATGAGAATTAAATTTGACCTCGCCCACCTCGGCGTGGAAGCTATCAATAACGGCGCCAGTACGGGCGTTGAATGGATTGAAACCAAAGGGGATGAAACGTCTTCCTTTTCACCAATTGATGGTGCCTTGCTTGGAAAAGTAAGGAATGCGACCATTGATGATTACGAGAGTATTGTAAAAAAGGCTCAGGATGCCTACCTCAAGTGGAGAATTATTCCGGCTCCAAAACGTGGACTCGTTGTCCATCAGATTGGTGAAGCCCTTAAGAAACACAAAGCAGAACTGGGATACCTGGTTTCTCTTGAAATGGGTAAGATCTATGAAGAGGGATTAGGGGAAGTTCAGGAAATGATTGATATATGCGAATTTGCGGTGGGACAGTCACGATTGCTTAATGGAGCAACCATGCATTCAGAACGTCCATTTCATCGTATGTACGATCAGTATCATCCTATTGGTATTGTGGGAGTTATAACCTCTTTTAATTTCCCTGTGGCAGTGTGGGGATGGAATGCCATGCTCGCTGCCATTGCCGGAGATGTAGTAATCTGGAAGCCCAGTTCAAAGACACCTTTATCTGCAGTTGCTGTGCAGAGAATTATTGCTGATGCACTAAAAAAGCATGATGTTCCAGAGGGTGTATTTAATATGATCATTGCCAAATCCTCAGTATTAGGGGATAACTTTGCGGCCGACCGTCGGATCTCATTAATTTCCGTTACAGGCTCTACTGAGGTGGGACGCAGGATTGCTGCAATTGTTGGTAAACGATTGGGAAAAACAATCCTGGAGCTGGGTGGTAATAATGCAGTGGTCATTTCTCAGCATGCTAACCTTGAGATGACCCTGCAATCTGTAGTCTTTGGTGCCGTTGGAACTTGTGGACAGCGATGCACAACTACCCGGCGATTAATTGTCCATGAAAGTGTGTATGATACTGTTCGTTCAAGGCTCCTAGCTGCTTATAAGAACATCGGAAAACGGATTGGCGATCCCCTGAAAAAGCAAACCCTTGTGGGTCCGCTGGTTGATGAAATAGCTGTAAGAAATTTTGAACATGCAATTGCTGAAGTTCAGAAAGAAGGAGGCAAATTACTATTTGGTGGTACACGTTTACCCGAAAGTGATTATCCTTCAGGAAATTATGTGATGCCAGCAATTGTTGAAGCTGAAAACCATTACCACATGGTGCAGGAAGAAACATTTGCCCCAATTGTTTACCTCATTAAGTACAAGACCATTGAAGAAGCTATTGAGCTGAATAACAGTGTTCCCCAGGGATTATCGTCCTGTATTTTCACTGAAAATATTATTGAGGCAGAGAAGTTCCTTTCAGAAACCGGTTCTGATTGTGGTATTGCCAACGTGAACCTCGGAACTTCAGGTGCTGAAATCGGGGGTGCTTTTGGAGGTGAAAAGGATACCGGCGGTGGCCGTGAGTCGGGTTCCGATGCCTGGAAAGCTTATATGCGACGACAAACCAACACGATTAATTTCAGTGGGCAAACTGCTTTGGCTCAAGGAATCACGTTCGATTTTTAG
- the ygfK gene encoding putative selenate reductase subunit YgfK — MPEINNKRFFGIPSSLFFQPSVTDPFKLERYQVELETPVGVAAGPHTQLAINIIAAWLCGARYIELKTIQTLDELEVSKPCIDMQDEGYNCEWSQELKLHESFREYLNAWIIIHILRKELNFPGGIGTIFNMSVGYNMQGILNENVQWFFQKMLNCSTELEEARQKLRSFYPAIDTIDIPSRISDNITLSTMHGCPPDEIEKIGLYLLTEKKLHTTIKLNPTLLGASELRSILNHHSGFHTDVPDLAFEHDLKYPDALNIIRQLTETARIENLQFGIKLTNTLESLNNRHVFNEKENMMYMSGRALHPISIRLARKLQHDFEGKLDISFSAGVDCFNIADVMACGLKPATVCSDLLKPGGYGRLWQYFENMRTEFREKKAESIADYQVIRAGSTSESAILVNLERYAEEVLTIPAYKKDFHEPDIKTGRSLGYFDCIHAPCVDTCPTHQDIPAYMNQTALGNFTKALEIIRNTNPFPGVTGMVCDHPCQLKCTRINYDEALHIRDIKRFNAEQGISNLSKVPDLLKGKKIAVIGAGPAGLSCAWYLRQAGLEVNIYEQKTVTGGMVSAAIPSFRLTNEVIDNDIKTVLASGVHLHQQYKITKDNFSSIKQEHDLVFISAGAQQSVKLELEGIDAEGVIDPLEFLFSVKEQKSILKGKNVVIIGGGNTAMDSARTAYRLVGPDGSVTIIYRRTRKEMPADKGEIQAVLEEGIHLMELTHPERIHAPEGKVEGIYCSRNILAMKGKDGRPIPVKVPGSEFLIPCDTIIPAIGQQLDIDFLDSEELRTLPGSYKTKSKGTYIGGDALRGAATAINAIADGRLAAIEMLADMNLHSPAEEISGIEEIDLPQLLHKKAQRGYGIRPAETDLSDRQNFSLVMESYSKKDAMAEASRCLSCDVICNVCVSVCPNLANYSYKIDPVHYHLQKAVVSENGSIELKEDMDFIITQPYQVLNIRDLCNECGNCTTFCPTKGKPYMDKPGLCLSIESLNNESEGYFLSRLPNRDVLIFKHHESIRTLTLIDGLYIYETDQVKASIQPEDFSILDVQFLTPCVKECQFNIAAEMSILMKGALELQS, encoded by the coding sequence TTGCCTGAAATAAATAACAAACGCTTTTTCGGCATCCCATCCAGCCTGTTCTTTCAACCCTCAGTAACCGATCCATTTAAACTGGAACGCTATCAAGTTGAATTGGAAACTCCTGTTGGTGTAGCTGCCGGCCCGCATACTCAGTTAGCCATCAATATCATAGCTGCCTGGCTATGCGGTGCAAGGTATATCGAACTAAAAACTATTCAGACACTCGATGAGTTGGAGGTTTCTAAACCCTGTATCGACATGCAGGACGAAGGATATAACTGTGAATGGTCGCAGGAATTAAAACTCCACGAATCATTCAGGGAATATCTCAATGCATGGATTATTATTCATATTCTTCGTAAAGAACTGAATTTTCCCGGAGGCATCGGCACCATCTTTAATATGAGTGTCGGTTATAATATGCAGGGGATCCTTAATGAAAATGTCCAGTGGTTTTTTCAGAAGATGCTGAACTGCAGCACTGAACTGGAAGAAGCCAGGCAAAAACTCCGCTCCTTTTATCCGGCAATTGATACTATCGATATCCCATCGCGAATTTCTGATAACATCACGCTTAGCACCATGCATGGTTGTCCGCCTGATGAAATCGAAAAAATAGGCTTGTACCTGCTGACAGAGAAAAAGTTACATACCACCATCAAACTGAATCCAACGTTGTTGGGTGCCTCAGAGCTTAGATCGATCCTGAACCATCATTCCGGTTTCCATACTGATGTTCCTGACCTCGCATTTGAACATGACCTGAAATACCCTGATGCACTGAACATTATCAGGCAACTGACTGAAACAGCCAGAATTGAGAACCTTCAGTTTGGGATCAAACTGACCAACACACTCGAAAGTCTTAACAACCGCCATGTTTTTAATGAAAAAGAAAACATGATGTATATGAGTGGCAGGGCTTTGCACCCAATAAGTATCAGGCTTGCCAGGAAACTTCAGCATGATTTTGAGGGAAAACTCGACATTTCGTTCTCTGCCGGTGTGGATTGCTTTAACATTGCAGACGTGATGGCTTGCGGACTAAAACCAGCCACAGTATGCAGTGATTTGTTGAAACCAGGAGGATATGGCAGGCTCTGGCAGTATTTTGAGAATATGAGAACAGAGTTCAGGGAGAAAAAAGCAGAATCTATTGCTGACTACCAGGTAATCCGGGCAGGAAGCACTTCAGAATCTGCTATTCTGGTGAACCTGGAAAGGTATGCAGAAGAAGTACTGACTATTCCGGCATACAAAAAGGATTTTCACGAACCAGACATCAAAACCGGCCGATCCCTGGGATATTTCGATTGTATCCATGCTCCCTGTGTTGATACCTGTCCTACCCACCAGGATATTCCAGCATATATGAATCAGACTGCTTTGGGTAACTTTACCAAAGCCCTTGAAATTATTCGTAATACCAATCCTTTTCCCGGGGTTACCGGAATGGTTTGCGACCATCCCTGCCAGTTAAAATGTACCCGCATCAATTACGACGAAGCCCTTCATATCAGGGATATCAAACGATTTAATGCTGAACAGGGAATCAGCAATTTGAGTAAGGTTCCCGATCTTTTGAAAGGAAAGAAAATTGCAGTGATCGGTGCAGGCCCGGCGGGCCTTTCCTGCGCCTGGTACCTAAGACAAGCCGGCCTGGAGGTTAATATTTATGAGCAAAAAACGGTCACAGGGGGAATGGTATCTGCCGCAATCCCTTCATTCCGGCTCACCAATGAGGTCATTGATAATGATATTAAAACAGTCCTGGCTTCAGGTGTTCACCTCCACCAGCAATATAAGATTACAAAAGATAATTTTTCTTCCATTAAGCAAGAGCATGACCTTGTCTTCATTTCTGCCGGGGCACAGCAATCAGTGAAACTGGAACTTGAAGGCATTGATGCTGAAGGAGTTATTGATCCCCTTGAATTCCTTTTTAGTGTAAAGGAGCAAAAATCAATTCTCAAAGGCAAAAATGTGGTAATTATTGGTGGCGGTAATACAGCAATGGACTCTGCACGGACCGCTTACCGGCTTGTCGGACCAGATGGATCTGTAACCATTATCTATCGCCGGACACGAAAAGAGATGCCTGCTGACAAAGGAGAAATCCAGGCAGTTCTTGAAGAAGGAATTCACCTGATGGAGCTTACACATCCCGAAAGAATTCATGCCCCTGAAGGAAAGGTAGAAGGTATTTATTGTTCGCGGAATATTTTGGCGATGAAAGGTAAAGACGGGAGACCGATACCCGTAAAAGTGCCTGGATCTGAGTTCCTGATCCCTTGTGATACCATCATTCCTGCCATTGGTCAGCAACTGGACATCGATTTTCTCGATTCAGAAGAACTTCGCACTTTGCCGGGAAGTTATAAAACGAAAAGTAAAGGGACCTATATCGGAGGCGATGCATTGAGAGGTGCTGCTACAGCCATTAATGCCATTGCTGATGGAAGACTGGCTGCCATTGAAATGCTTGCAGATATGAATCTTCATTCCCCTGCTGAAGAAATTTCAGGAATTGAAGAAATTGACCTACCTCAATTACTTCACAAGAAAGCCCAACGCGGTTATGGCATAAGACCTGCAGAAACTGATTTGTCTGATCGGCAAAATTTCAGTCTGGTGATGGAATCCTATTCCAAAAAGGATGCTATGGCCGAAGCTTCCCGGTGTCTGAGTTGCGATGTCATCTGCAATGTCTGCGTGAGTGTTTGTCCTAACCTGGCTAATTATTCCTACAAAATCGACCCTGTTCATTATCATCTTCAGAAAGCAGTTGTCTCTGAAAATGGAAGCATTGAACTTAAGGAAGACATGGATTTTATCATCACCCAGCCTTACCAGGTATTAAATATCCGCGATTTGTGCAATGAATGCGGAAACTGCACCACCTTCTGCCCTACAAAGGGTAAGCCGTACATGGATAAACCCGGCTTATGCCTCTCTATTGAATCGCTGAACAATGAAAGTGAAGGATATTTTCTGAGCAGGCTTCCTAACAGGGATGTGCTGATTTTCAAACATCATGAAAGCATCCGCACTCTCACTCTTATTGATGGCCTATATATCTATGAAACAGACCAGGTAAAGGCCAGTATCCAGCCTGAAGATTTTAGTATCCTGGACGTTCAGTTCCTTACTCCATGCGTAAAAGAATGCCAGTTTAACATTGCTGCTGAGATGAGCATCCTTATGAAAGGTGCCCTAGAACTGCAAAGCTAA
- the pruA gene encoding L-glutamate gamma-semialdehyde dehydrogenase, producing MNNAIYNFPLPLNEPVLGYLEGSQERINLDIELQRQSQQRIHIPLIIGGKEIITDSQGEVRMPHLHQHVLATYSKASEKEVKLAIEAALKAHKVWSELSWTVRASILLKAAELIGGKYRAIMNAATMLGQSKNIYQAEIDAVCETIDFLKFNAYFASSIYEMQPQSAFNQLNKMEFRPLEGFVFTVSPFNFTSIASNLNMAPVLMGNTTVWKPATTSILSNYYLMKVFQEAGLPDGVVNFIPGNGAMIGKTVLDSPDLAGIHFTGSNSTFNTLWGQVSANLPNYKSYPRLVGETGGKNFLFVHPSASALEVAVNAYRGAFEFQGQKCSAVSRMYVPVSIWPEVKKELLNIASVAKMGNVNDASNFINAVIDENSFENIMGYIHYAVESDEAVILAGGKGEKGVGYYIEPTIILTTNPRFKSMEEEIFGPVLTIYVYEDSKLEETLELVDTTSPYALTGAVFSRDRVAASTICERLRYSAGNFYINDKPTGAVVGMQPFGGARASGTNDKAGGEFNLIRWINPRTIKETYQPATEFRYSYMID from the coding sequence ATGAATAATGCCATTTATAATTTTCCTTTACCCCTGAATGAACCTGTGCTGGGATACCTCGAAGGAAGCCAGGAAAGAATTAACCTCGATATTGAACTTCAAAGGCAAAGCCAGCAGCGTATACATATCCCTCTGATCATTGGAGGGAAAGAGATTATTACTGACAGCCAGGGAGAAGTTCGCATGCCACATCTTCATCAACATGTACTGGCTACGTATAGTAAAGCATCTGAAAAGGAAGTTAAGCTGGCTATTGAAGCTGCCTTGAAAGCACATAAGGTTTGGTCGGAATTATCCTGGACTGTCAGGGCTTCCATCCTTTTGAAAGCAGCGGAATTAATAGGAGGAAAATATCGAGCAATCATGAATGCAGCCACCATGCTGGGTCAGAGCAAAAATATCTACCAGGCAGAGATTGATGCCGTATGTGAAACGATCGATTTCCTTAAATTCAATGCATATTTTGCGTCTTCCATTTATGAGATGCAACCGCAATCTGCATTCAACCAATTGAACAAAATGGAGTTCCGTCCGTTAGAAGGATTTGTGTTTACAGTGAGTCCGTTCAATTTTACTTCTATTGCTTCCAATCTGAATATGGCACCCGTATTAATGGGGAATACCACCGTATGGAAACCTGCCACCACTTCAATATTATCCAATTACTACCTTATGAAAGTTTTTCAGGAAGCGGGCCTGCCGGATGGTGTTGTCAACTTTATTCCTGGAAACGGTGCTATGATTGGTAAAACGGTTCTTGATTCTCCTGATTTAGCTGGCATTCATTTTACCGGATCAAATTCAACATTCAATACTCTTTGGGGGCAGGTTTCAGCTAATTTACCAAATTACAAATCTTATCCACGGCTGGTTGGTGAAACAGGAGGAAAGAACTTCCTTTTTGTCCATCCTTCTGCATCGGCTCTTGAAGTAGCTGTTAATGCCTACCGGGGGGCTTTTGAGTTCCAGGGTCAAAAATGTTCGGCCGTTTCAAGAATGTATGTTCCTGTTTCTATTTGGCCTGAAGTTAAAAAAGAACTTCTCAATATAGCTTCAGTGGCAAAGATGGGTAATGTGAATGATGCTTCGAATTTTATCAATGCCGTTATTGATGAAAACTCTTTTGAAAATATAATGGGATATATACATTATGCTGTTGAATCTGATGAAGCTGTTATACTTGCAGGAGGAAAGGGAGAAAAAGGTGTAGGATATTATATAGAACCTACGATCATCCTTACAACCAACCCTAGGTTTAAGTCAATGGAAGAAGAGATTTTTGGCCCTGTGCTCACAATTTATGTTTATGAAGACAGCAAACTGGAGGAAACGCTGGAATTAGTTGATACTACGTCACCTTATGCGCTTACAGGAGCTGTGTTTTCGCGCGACAGGGTTGCTGCATCAACAATCTGTGAACGTTTACGCTATTCAGCAGGGAATTTTTACATCAATGATAAACCCACCGGGGCAGTCGTAGGAATGCAGCCATTTGGAGGCGCCAGGGCATCTGGTACAAACGACAAAGCCGGAGGTGAGTTCAATCTGATCCGATGGATAAACCCGCGTACTATTAAAGAAACTTATCAACCGGCAACTGAATTCCGGTATAGCTATATGATTGATTAA
- a CDS encoding insulinase family protein produces MKTKALIYSLLILLSVQVSAQVKQNKNIKKPPVAASEAVIEKLDRSIRPKAAPAPVIKLGEYQSFELENGLKVFVVENHKIPRISYSLVLDYSPVMELEYAGYVQTAGQLLRTGTSTKNKDQIDETIDFLGAYLNTSASGINGSCLSKHHEAYLEIFSDILLNANFKQEELEKIRTQTLSGLEAEKNEPDAIATRVGGKLVYGLNHPYGESMTEESVKKITLEKCNEFYQTYFKPNIGYLAIVGDITLAEAKPLVEKYLGGWKKGEVNVQNFPSPKAPAKTTVNIVDRSNSVQSTLNVSYPVDLKPGAPDAIKARVTNAILGGGTFRLFNNLREKHGWTYGAYSQLSPDRIVGRFTASAEVRNPVTDSAVEQIIFEMNRMRTEAVPDEELNMVKNFMMGNFGRSLENPSTIADFAINTARYKLPADYYANYLTNLAAVSATDVQTMAQKYIRPDNAHILIVGKAEDVAPKLKRFSKSGDIQYYDIQGNWYDPSVKVKPAPAGVTAETVIQGYINAIGGAKKLKKIKDYTINASASMQGMTISLDQYCLVPDYFLLQVGSGPMIFAKQIYNAGKGVSISPMSGETKEMEAAELEGFRDQALGFPELSYVSLGYKLELLGIEEQLEKGACYKLEVTRPSGDKSTEYYDVNTGLKVKVEMKESTGELSNYKEVNGVLFPYTLSQSMGGQDIKFEVTNVSVNTKLKKDLFEIK; encoded by the coding sequence ATGAAAACAAAAGCACTTATTTATAGTCTGTTGATATTACTCTCCGTTCAGGTATCGGCACAGGTAAAACAAAACAAAAACATCAAGAAACCACCAGTTGCTGCCTCAGAAGCTGTAATTGAAAAACTCGACAGGAGTATAAGGCCAAAAGCTGCTCCTGCTCCTGTTATTAAACTTGGTGAATACCAGTCATTTGAACTTGAAAATGGCCTAAAGGTATTCGTTGTGGAGAACCATAAAATTCCCAGGATTTCTTATTCTCTTGTACTGGATTATAGCCCGGTGATGGAACTGGAATATGCAGGGTATGTTCAAACTGCCGGACAGTTGCTCCGAACCGGTACCTCTACAAAGAATAAAGACCAGATCGATGAAACCATTGATTTTCTTGGTGCTTATCTTAATACCAGTGCATCCGGTATTAACGGATCCTGTTTAAGCAAACATCATGAAGCCTATCTTGAGATCTTTTCCGATATTCTATTAAATGCAAACTTCAAACAGGAAGAACTGGAAAAAATCAGGACACAGACTCTGTCCGGACTGGAGGCAGAAAAAAATGAGCCGGATGCAATTGCAACGAGGGTTGGAGGAAAACTAGTATATGGACTGAACCATCCCTATGGCGAGAGTATGACAGAGGAATCTGTGAAGAAAATCACTTTGGAAAAATGCAACGAATTCTATCAGACCTATTTCAAGCCCAATATTGGTTATCTTGCGATTGTTGGAGATATTACACTTGCAGAAGCCAAACCCCTGGTTGAGAAATACCTGGGTGGTTGGAAAAAGGGAGAAGTTAATGTGCAGAATTTCCCTTCACCTAAAGCTCCTGCAAAAACTACTGTAAATATAGTTGACCGGTCAAATTCCGTTCAATCAACCTTGAATGTTTCCTATCCAGTAGACCTTAAACCAGGTGCCCCTGATGCCATCAAAGCCAGAGTAACCAACGCCATCCTTGGAGGAGGAACCTTCCGTTTATTCAACAACTTAAGGGAAAAACACGGCTGGACTTATGGAGCCTATTCACAACTTAGTCCTGATCGTATTGTTGGCAGGTTTACCGCTTCAGCTGAAGTTCGTAACCCTGTGACAGATAGTGCTGTTGAACAGATCATTTTTGAAATGAACCGTATGCGCACTGAGGCTGTTCCAGATGAAGAACTGAACATGGTAAAGAATTTTATGATGGGTAATTTCGGTCGTAGTCTTGAGAATCCCTCCACAATTGCAGATTTCGCTATTAATACTGCCAGATATAAGCTCCCTGCAGATTACTATGCAAACTATCTGACAAATCTTGCTGCGGTAAGTGCAACAGATGTCCAGACCATGGCCCAGAAGTATATTCGCCCGGATAATGCTCATATCCTGATTGTTGGTAAAGCAGAAGATGTTGCACCTAAGCTGAAACGCTTCTCAAAGAGTGGAGATATTCAATACTATGACATCCAGGGTAACTGGTATGACCCCAGCGTAAAGGTAAAGCCAGCTCCTGCAGGGGTTACAGCTGAAACAGTTATCCAGGGATACATCAATGCTATTGGTGGTGCTAAAAAGCTCAAGAAAATCAAGGATTACACAATCAATGCTTCTGCCAGTATGCAGGGAATGACAATAAGTCTCGATCAATATTGCCTTGTTCCTGATTATTTCCTTTTACAGGTAGGTTCAGGTCCGATGATTTTTGCCAAACAGATATACAATGCTGGTAAAGGCGTTTCAATTTCACCCATGTCAGGCGAAACTAAAGAAATGGAAGCAGCAGAACTCGAAGGCTTCAGGGATCAGGCTTTAGGATTCCCGGAACTCTCCTACGTGTCATTGGGATATAAGCTCGAACTCCTGGGCATTGAAGAACAACTGGAAAAAGGTGCCTGCTACAAACTCGAAGTCACCAGGCCTTCAGGAGATAAGAGTACTGAATACTATGATGTGAACACCGGCTTGAAAGTGAAAGTTGAAATGAAGGAAAGCACCGGTGAATTAAGCAACTATAAAGAGGTGAATGGCGTACTCTTCCCTTATACCTTATCACAAAGTATGGGTGGACAGGACATCAAATTTGAAGTTACAAATGTGTCTGTCAACACCAAGTTGAAAAAGGACTTGTTTGAGATAAAATAA
- a CDS encoding NTP transferase domain-containing protein, which translates to MEDSEGQYFQSSFNSADRSPFEQLSVIILAAGESKRMGMPKATLMVDTQESFLEYLIKGYLQTSDNEVVVVHSSSIEPSAFPSRVRWLLNNEPKKGRFYSIWLAAKSLSKDSACLIHNVDNPYVDKKLIYKLVSLLTPESYIVPTFGGKGGHPVLLGRKIVNYIADHPEGMDFREILKSFERKEIAWKDSRILLNINTKEEYSHFQEKYYPGLKTNNYEHKDGPSETKL; encoded by the coding sequence TTGGAAGATTCTGAGGGCCAATATTTTCAGTCATCATTCAACTCAGCTGACCGGAGTCCGTTTGAACAACTCTCTGTAATAATACTGGCTGCCGGGGAGTCGAAGAGAATGGGAATGCCTAAAGCAACACTGATGGTGGATACACAGGAAAGTTTTCTTGAGTATCTGATCAAAGGATATTTGCAAACGTCAGACAATGAAGTAGTTGTTGTTCATTCTTCCTCAATTGAACCCTCAGCGTTTCCTTCGCGGGTACGGTGGTTACTAAACAATGAGCCAAAAAAAGGACGATTTTATTCCATCTGGCTTGCAGCTAAAAGCTTAAGTAAAGATTCGGCTTGCCTGATCCATAATGTGGACAACCCCTATGTTGATAAAAAGCTGATCTATAAATTGGTTTCCTTGTTGACTCCGGAATCATATATTGTTCCTACATTCGGGGGTAAAGGCGGTCATCCGGTACTGTTGGGCAGGAAAATTGTCAACTATATAGCAGACCATCCGGAAGGTATGGACTTTCGGGAAATATTAAAAAGCTTTGAGAGAAAAGAAATTGCTTGGAAGGATTCACGGATATTGCTAAATATCAATACGAAAGAAGAGTATTCACATTTCCAGGAAAAGTATTATCCGGGACTTAAAACGAATAACTATGAGCACAAAGATGGACCATCTGAGACTAAATTATAA
- a CDS encoding LysR family transcriptional regulator gives MSTKMDHLRLNYKIWLETDDHVGVLGDKKCELLRAIAETGSLNDAMKKLGLTYRKTWDNLKKIENELGFALIKPTRGGADGGNTVLTLEGKIIIAAFEKFHQEYDEIIADGFDRILRELKQNIR, from the coding sequence ATGAGCACAAAGATGGACCATCTGAGACTAAATTATAAGATTTGGCTAGAAACCGATGATCATGTAGGAGTGCTTGGAGATAAGAAATGTGAACTCCTTAGGGCAATAGCCGAAACAGGGTCGTTAAACGATGCCATGAAAAAGCTTGGACTCACCTATCGCAAGACGTGGGATAACCTGAAAAAAATTGAAAATGAGTTAGGCTTTGCACTCATTAAACCCACAAGGGGAGGAGCTGATGGCGGAAATACAGTTCTTACACTGGAAGGAAAAATTATTATCGCGGCTTTTGAAAAGTTCCACCAGGAATATGATGAAATTATTGCAGATGGCTTTGATCGGATTCTCAGAGAACTGAAGCAAAACATCCGATAA